Proteins encoded in a region of the Sterolibacterium denitrificans genome:
- a CDS encoding nucleotidyltransferase, with product MRRDIASLAARLMAADGIDDFSLAKRKAARQLGAPNSEALPTNQEVETALLAYQALYQEDEQRERLAVMRREALALMQRLRPFHPYLTGPVLIGTAGRYSRAEIDLYADSGKEVEIFLLDQHLDFEHVDPGRGPEAPELRLLVTGEVGKAGETTGFLLSVYPHGQERVRRRSPHTGQSERRAGIEALTALLAAEVD from the coding sequence ATGCGCCGCGACATCGCCAGTCTGGCCGCGCGCCTGATGGCGGCGGACGGCATCGACGATTTCAGTCTGGCCAAGCGCAAGGCGGCGCGCCAACTGGGGGCGCCCAACAGCGAAGCCCTGCCGACCAATCAGGAAGTCGAGACGGCGCTGCTGGCCTATCAGGCGCTTTACCAAGAGGACGAGCAGCGCGAGCGGCTTGCCGTCATGCGCCGGGAGGCGCTGGCGCTGATGCAGCGGCTGCGGCCGTTCCATCCCTACCTGACCGGCCCGGTGCTGATCGGCACGGCGGGGCGCTACAGCCGGGCCGAGATCGATCTCTATGCCGACAGCGGCAAGGAGGTCGAAATCTTCCTGCTCGATCAGCACCTGGATTTCGAGCACGTCGATCCCGGTCGCGGCCCGGAGGCGCCCGAGCTGCGCCTGCTCGTGACGGGCGAGGTTGGCAAGGCGGGCGAAACGACGGGTTTCCTGCTCTCGGTCTATCCGCACGGGCAGGAGCGCGTGCGGCGGCGCAGTCCGCATACCGGCCAGAGCGAACGGCGCGCCGGCATCGAGGCGCTGACGGCGCTGCTGGCGGCCGAGGTGGATTGA
- a CDS encoding class I SAM-dependent methyltransferase gives MSKVLNVTNRGQVFTPERIVRLMLSLRQRSGRVLEPSAGDGAFVAHLRNCVAIEFDARVAPAGALIQNFFAYPVTEKFSSVIGNPPYVRYQDIERETKALLDTSRFDGRSNLYLFFIEKAVQHLKPAGELIFIVPRDFIKLTAARRLNTWLFEHGTITHWIETGDQKIFRGAVPNCAIFRYELGNFSRATQWQVLGDTSWQKRTFTEMHGQLAFLEGGMTVPLSALFDVKVGAVSGADPAFIHPKGNLDFVCSKTRDTGETRRMFYNVQHKALVKHKTRLLARRIKSFDEGNWWKWGRAYHESESPRIYVNGKTRRPQPFFVHECTAYDGSVLALFPKYPDMDIARAAELLNTAVPWDHLGFVVDGRYQFSQRTLATVMLPEVFSELQKPALVRRKSVSAIVKRKIA, from the coding sequence ATGAGCAAGGTCTTGAACGTAACCAACCGTGGTCAGGTCTTCACACCGGAGCGGATTGTCCGGCTGATGCTTTCTCTGCGGCAACGCAGCGGTCGAGTGCTTGAGCCGTCGGCTGGCGACGGGGCCTTTGTCGCGCATCTCCGGAATTGCGTCGCGATCGAATTTGACGCGAGGGTCGCTCCAGCTGGCGCACTGATCCAGAATTTTTTCGCCTACCCGGTAACCGAGAAGTTCTCGTCGGTAATAGGGAACCCACCGTACGTCCGCTACCAAGACATCGAGCGCGAGACCAAGGCATTGCTCGATACCAGCCGCTTCGACGGCCGCTCGAATCTCTATCTTTTCTTTATCGAGAAGGCAGTCCAACACCTGAAGCCCGCCGGCGAATTGATCTTCATCGTGCCGCGCGACTTCATCAAGCTGACCGCCGCACGGCGGTTGAACACTTGGTTGTTCGAACACGGCACGATTACCCATTGGATCGAGACGGGGGACCAGAAGATTTTCCGGGGTGCGGTCCCGAATTGCGCCATCTTCCGGTACGAACTCGGGAACTTCTCCCGGGCCACTCAGTGGCAGGTGCTCGGCGATACCTCGTGGCAGAAGCGGACCTTCACCGAGATGCACGGTCAGCTCGCCTTCCTTGAGGGGGGGATGACGGTACCGCTGTCGGCGCTCTTTGATGTGAAGGTAGGCGCCGTTTCGGGCGCCGATCCTGCTTTCATCCATCCCAAAGGCAACCTCGATTTCGTTTGTTCGAAGACCCGTGACACCGGCGAGACCCGGCGGATGTTCTACAACGTTCAGCACAAGGCCTTGGTCAAGCACAAGACGCGGCTACTCGCGCGCCGGATCAAGTCTTTCGACGAAGGCAACTGGTGGAAGTGGGGCCGTGCTTACCACGAGTCAGAATCGCCGCGGATCTACGTCAACGGGAAAACCCGGCGGCCGCAGCCGTTCTTCGTACATGAGTGTACGGCCTACGACGGCTCGGTGCTTGCGCTGTTCCCGAAATATCCTGACATGGACATTGCGCGCGCGGCAGAGCTGTTGAATACAGCAGTACCATGGGATCACCTGGGTTTCGTCGTCGACGGCCGCTACCAGTTCAGCCAGCGCACTCTGGCAACGGTGATGCTACCCGAAGTGTTCTCTGAGCTGCAGAAACCGGCGCTGGTACGGCGTAAATCAGTATCGGCGATCGTGAAAAGAAAGATCGCGTGA
- the prmA gene encoding 50S ribosomal protein L11 methyltransferase, with the protein MWLSVALPTDARHADALSDALMERGALSVSVEDAQAGTPDETPQFGEPGCPTTPLWRHSRVIALFDGAIPLDTLTAQLAAACRASGIDMPDDIEIEDVAEENWVQLTQAQFDPIRINERLWIVPSWHEPPDPAAVNLLLDPGMAFGTGSHPTTRLCLEWLCGALRGGESVLDYGCGSGILAIAAARLGAAPVLGVDIDENALAAARDNAAANRVELALRHSREPLEETFDCVVANILTNPLCVLAPLLAARVAPGGRLVLSGVLESQSEQVIAAYAPFIALRAGAVLDGWVRLEGERPAAAEAGQP; encoded by the coding sequence GTGTGGCTCTCGGTCGCCCTGCCCACCGACGCGCGGCATGCCGATGCCCTGTCGGATGCGCTGATGGAGCGGGGCGCGCTTTCCGTCAGCGTCGAGGACGCGCAGGCCGGCACGCCCGATGAGACGCCGCAGTTCGGCGAACCCGGCTGCCCGACCACGCCGCTCTGGCGGCACAGCCGCGTCATCGCCTTGTTCGATGGCGCAATTCCTCTCGACACGCTGACCGCGCAACTTGCCGCCGCCTGTCGGGCCAGCGGCATCGACATGCCCGATGACATCGAGATCGAGGACGTTGCCGAAGAAAACTGGGTGCAACTGACCCAGGCGCAATTCGATCCGATCCGCATCAACGAGCGTCTGTGGATCGTGCCTTCCTGGCATGAGCCGCCGGATCCGGCGGCAGTGAATCTGCTGCTCGATCCCGGCATGGCCTTTGGCACCGGCTCGCATCCAACCACCCGGCTGTGCCTGGAATGGCTGTGCGGCGCGCTGCGGGGCGGCGAAAGCGTGCTCGATTACGGCTGCGGCTCCGGCATCCTGGCGATTGCGGCGGCACGGCTCGGCGCCGCGCCGGTGCTGGGGGTGGACATCGACGAGAACGCGCTGGCCGCCGCCCGCGACAACGCCGCCGCCAACCGGGTCGAGCTTGCCTTGCGGCATTCGCGCGAACCACTCGAGGAAACTTTCGACTGCGTGGTTGCCAACATTCTGACCAATCCGCTCTGCGTGCTCGCACCGCTGCTGGCAGCGCGCGTGGCGCCGGGCGGGCGGCTGGTGCTGTCGGGCGTGCTGGAAAGCCAGAGCGAGCAGGTCATCGCCGCCTATGCGCCGTTCATTGCCTTGCGCGCGGGGGCCGTGCTCGACGGCTGGGTGCGTTTGGAAGGCGAGCGCCCCGCCGCAGCGGAGGCCGGCCAGCCATGA
- the rpoH gene encoding RNA polymerase sigma factor RpoH, protein MSNALTIQQFAMPTPVGNIDAYIQAANRMPMLSETEERDLARRFRQEGDLEAARGLVLSHLRLVVAIARGYLGYGLPHADLIQEGNIGLMKAVKRFDPERGVRLVSFAIHWIKAEIHEYVLKNWRLVKVATTKAQRKLFFNLRSMKPGFSALSPDEVNSVARQLGVKPEEVVEMETRLSGQDISLEPLAEDDDEHYAPIAYLAAADHSEPSRMLERKEYDRLQNEGLGAALQGLDERSRDIVARRWLADEGEAPTLHELAAEYGVSAERIRQIEVRALQKMRGMLAPA, encoded by the coding sequence ATGAGCAACGCCCTTACGATTCAGCAGTTTGCAATGCCGACGCCGGTTGGCAATATCGATGCCTATATCCAGGCGGCGAATCGCATGCCGATGTTGTCGGAGACGGAGGAACGGGATTTGGCGCGGCGTTTCCGCCAGGAAGGCGATCTGGAGGCTGCGCGCGGCCTGGTGTTGTCGCATCTGCGGCTGGTGGTGGCGATTGCCCGGGGTTATCTGGGCTATGGCCTGCCGCATGCGGATTTGATTCAGGAAGGCAATATCGGCCTGATGAAGGCGGTCAAGCGCTTCGATCCGGAGCGCGGGGTGCGTCTGGTGTCGTTCGCCATTCACTGGATCAAGGCGGAAATCCATGAATACGTGCTGAAGAACTGGCGCCTGGTGAAGGTGGCGACGACCAAGGCGCAGCGCAAGCTGTTCTTCAATCTGCGCAGCATGAAGCCGGGGTTCAGCGCGCTGAGTCCGGACGAGGTGAATTCGGTGGCCCGGCAGTTGGGCGTGAAGCCGGAGGAAGTCGTCGAGATGGAAACGCGCCTGTCCGGCCAGGATATTTCGCTGGAGCCGCTGGCCGAGGATGACGACGAGCATTACGCGCCGATCGCCTATCTGGCGGCTGCCGACCACAGCGAGCCGTCGCGGATGCTGGAACGCAAGGAGTACGACCGTCTGCAGAACGAAGGTCTGGGCGCAGCGCTACAGGGACTGGACGAGCGCAGCCGCGACATCGTGGCGCGGCGCTGGTTGGCCGACGAAGGCGAGGCGCCGACGCTGCACGAACTGGCGGCGGAATACGGCGTATCGGCCGAGCGCATCCGCCAGATCGAAGTCCGCGCGCTGCAGAAAATGCGCGGGATGCTGGCGCCGGCCTGA
- the aroQ gene encoding type II 3-dehydroquinate dehydratase, whose product MSKQTRSKQTESSDIRPCVLVLHGPNLNLLGTREPAIYGCTTLADIHRAMEAQARAAGVQLESFQSNSEGELVNRVQAAASEGIRFIIINPAAYTHTSVALRDALAAVAIPFIEVHLSNVHARESFRQQSYFSDLAVGVISGLGHEGYALALTAALSRLAQAQD is encoded by the coding sequence ATGTCCAAGCAAACTCGCTCCAAACAGACCGAATCGTCGGATATCCGGCCGTGCGTGCTCGTGCTGCACGGGCCGAATCTGAACCTGCTCGGCACGCGTGAACCGGCCATCTACGGGTGCACGACGCTGGCCGATATCCATCGCGCGATGGAAGCCCAGGCCCGCGCGGCCGGGGTGCAGCTGGAGAGTTTCCAGAGCAACAGCGAAGGCGAACTGGTCAACCGCGTGCAGGCCGCCGCGAGCGAAGGCATCCGTTTCATCATCATCAATCCGGCCGCGTATACCCACACCAGCGTCGCGTTGCGCGATGCCCTGGCGGCGGTGGCGATTCCTTTCATCGAGGTGCACTTGTCGAACGTGCATGCCCGCGAGTCTTTTCGCCAGCAGTCGTATTTTTCCGATCTCGCCGTCGGCGTCATCAGCGGTCTGGGGCACGAGGGCTATGCGCTCGCCCTGACGGCAGCTTTGTCGCGCCTGGCGCAGGCGCAGGATTGA
- the mpl gene encoding UDP-N-acetylmuramate:L-alanyl-gamma-D-glutamyl-meso-diaminopimelate ligase has protein sequence MHIHILGICGTFMGGVALLARAAGHRVTGCDAGVYPPMSSQLEEQGIALTEGYAASQTSLQPDLYVVGNAISRGNPLLEEILARGLPYVSGPQWLAENILQGKWVLAVAGTHGKTTTSSMLAWILEYAGLKPGFLIGGVAQDFGISARLGETDFFVIEADEYDTAFCDKRSKFVHYRPRTLILNNLEFDHADIFTDLAAIETQFHHLVRTLPNNGLILVNAAEDSLKRVLARGCWTPRESFNDPAGTGWTVNPATADGRFDISLDAQILGSTRLALPGRHNQLNAVAALAAARHVGVTPEVALRALAEFQGVKRRLEVRGTVRNVTVYDDFAHHPTAIALTMDGLRARQDAAQPARILAVLEPRSNTMKLGSMKAQLPGSLAGADEVYCYASGLDWDVAAALAPLGSKASVFTDLDTLVQAVAASARPGDRILVMSNGGFGGVHGKLLQALAG, from the coding sequence ATGCACATCCACATCCTCGGCATCTGCGGCACGTTCATGGGCGGCGTGGCACTTCTCGCGCGCGCGGCCGGGCATCGCGTCACCGGCTGCGATGCCGGCGTCTATCCGCCGATGAGCAGCCAACTGGAAGAACAGGGCATCGCCCTGACCGAAGGCTATGCCGCCAGCCAGACCTCCCTGCAGCCGGATCTTTACGTGGTCGGCAATGCGATTTCGCGCGGCAATCCGCTGCTGGAGGAAATCCTCGCCCGTGGCCTGCCCTATGTCTCCGGACCACAATGGCTGGCAGAAAACATCCTGCAAGGTAAGTGGGTACTCGCCGTTGCCGGCACCCATGGCAAGACGACCACCAGCTCGATGCTGGCCTGGATACTGGAATATGCCGGCCTCAAACCCGGCTTCCTGATCGGTGGCGTGGCGCAGGATTTCGGCATTTCGGCGCGACTGGGCGAAACGGACTTTTTCGTCATCGAAGCCGACGAATACGACACCGCTTTCTGCGACAAGCGTTCGAAATTCGTGCATTACCGGCCGCGAACGCTGATCCTCAACAATCTAGAATTCGATCACGCAGACATCTTCACCGATCTTGCTGCTATCGAGACGCAATTTCATCATTTAGTACGCACATTGCCAAATAATGGCCTGATTCTTGTGAATGCCGCCGAAGACAGCCTCAAACGCGTGCTGGCCCGCGGCTGCTGGACGCCCCGGGAAAGCTTCAACGATCCCGCAGGCACTGGCTGGACGGTCAATCCGGCGACGGCTGATGGCCGCTTCGACATCAGCCTGGATGCTCAGATTCTCGGCTCGACACGCCTGGCCCTGCCCGGCAGGCACAACCAGTTGAATGCCGTGGCCGCGCTGGCCGCCGCCCGCCATGTCGGTGTTACCCCGGAAGTCGCCCTGCGGGCGCTGGCGGAGTTTCAGGGCGTCAAGCGCCGCCTTGAAGTGCGCGGCACGGTGCGCAACGTCACGGTTTATGACGATTTCGCCCACCATCCGACGGCCATCGCCCTGACCATGGACGGCCTGCGCGCCCGTCAGGATGCAGCGCAGCCGGCCCGCATCCTGGCCGTGCTGGAACCACGCTCCAACACCATGAAGCTGGGCAGCATGAAGGCCCAACTGCCCGGCAGCCTGGCCGGCGCCGACGAGGTGTATTGCTACGCCAGCGGTCTGGACTGGGACGTCGCCGCCGCGCTGGCCCCGCTCGGCAGCAAGGCCAGCGTATTCACCGATCTCGACACCCTGGTGCAGGCGGTTGCCGCCAGCGCCCGCCCCGGCGACCGGATACTGGTGATGAGCAACGGCGGCTTCGGTGGCGTGCATGGCAAGCTGCTCCAGGCACTCGCCGGCTAA
- a CDS encoding TlpA disulfide reductase family protein translates to MLLLAAVAVWLLKEPLERRLAGQDARVADAAQAAERLFAEKIHDLAGIEQPFSQWKGKLLVVNLWATWCPPCRTEMPGFSRLQAKYAAKNVQFVGIALDTPERVRAFAAQTPVDYPLLIGSQALTPIFAVFGNTTGGLPFTVILDRDGQMVRARLGLWREAALDAALAELI, encoded by the coding sequence ATGCTGTTGCTGGCTGCTGTTGCGGTCTGGCTGCTCAAGGAGCCGCTGGAACGCCGACTGGCAGGACAGGATGCGCGGGTTGCCGATGCGGCGCAGGCTGCAGAGCGGCTTTTTGCAGAGAAAATCCATGATCTTGCAGGTATCGAGCAGCCATTTTCGCAGTGGAAGGGAAAACTGCTGGTGGTTAACCTCTGGGCGACCTGGTGTCCGCCGTGTCGCACCGAAATGCCGGGATTTTCGCGATTGCAAGCCAAATATGCGGCTAAAAATGTGCAATTTGTCGGTATCGCGCTCGATACGCCGGAACGTGTCAGGGCCTTTGCGGCGCAAACGCCCGTCGATTACCCACTGCTGATCGGCAGCCAGGCATTGACGCCGATTTTTGCCGTCTTCGGCAATACGACGGGTGGTTTGCCTTTTACCGTCATCCTCGACCGTGATGGCCAAATGGTGCGTGCGCGTCTGGGCCTCTGGCGGGAGGCTGCGCTCGATGCCGCACTGGCCGAATTGATTTGA
- the accC gene encoding acetyl-CoA carboxylase biotin carboxylase subunit — MFEKILIANRGEIALRIQRACREMGIKTVVVHSLADTEAKYVKLADESVCIGPAPSSESYLNIPAIISAAEVTDAEAIHPGYGFLSENAGFAERVEKSGFVFIGPRPETISMMGDKVSAKDAMKAAGVPCVPGSEGALPEDPKEIIRIARSIGYPVIIKAAGGGGGRGMRVVHTEAALLNAVAMTRTEAGAAFGNPTVYMEKFLENPRHIEIQVLADSYRNAVHLGERDCSMQRRHQKVIEEAPAADINRRAITRVGERCAEACKRINYRGAGTFEFLYENGEFYFIEMNTRVQVEHPVTEMVTGIDIVQAQIRIAAGEKLWLRQRDIELHGHAIECRINAEDPFKFTPSPGKITSYHPPGGPGIRVDTHMYQGYTIPPHYDSMIGKVISYADTREQALRRMHIALSEMAVEGIKTNIPLHQELMQDANFAKGGTSIHYLEAKLAAREEATKGK; from the coding sequence ATGTTCGAAAAAATCCTCATTGCCAACCGTGGCGAGATTGCCCTGCGTATCCAGCGCGCCTGCCGCGAGATGGGCATCAAGACCGTGGTCGTGCATTCGCTGGCCGATACCGAGGCGAAATACGTCAAGCTGGCGGATGAATCGGTGTGCATCGGGCCGGCGCCCTCCAGCGAGAGCTACCTGAACATTCCGGCGATCATCTCGGCGGCCGAAGTCACCGACGCCGAGGCCATTCATCCCGGCTACGGCTTTCTCTCGGAAAACGCCGGCTTTGCCGAGCGCGTCGAGAAATCCGGCTTCGTCTTCATCGGCCCGCGTCCGGAAACCATCAGCATGATGGGCGACAAGGTCAGCGCCAAGGATGCCATGAAGGCCGCCGGCGTGCCCTGCGTGCCCGGCTCGGAGGGCGCATTGCCCGAAGATCCGAAGGAAATCATCAGGATTGCCCGCTCCATCGGCTATCCGGTGATCATCAAGGCGGCCGGCGGCGGCGGCGGGCGCGGCATGCGCGTGGTGCATACTGAAGCCGCCCTGCTCAACGCCGTGGCGATGACGCGCACCGAAGCCGGCGCGGCCTTCGGCAATCCGACCGTCTACATGGAAAAATTCCTGGAAAACCCGCGCCACATCGAGATCCAGGTGCTGGCCGACAGCTACAGGAATGCCGTCCATCTCGGCGAGCGCGACTGCTCCATGCAGCGCCGCCATCAGAAGGTCATCGAGGAAGCGCCGGCCGCCGACATCAACCGCCGCGCCATCACCCGCGTCGGCGAGCGCTGCGCCGAGGCCTGCAAGCGCATCAACTATCGCGGCGCGGGCACGTTCGAGTTTCTCTATGAAAACGGCGAGTTCTACTTCATCGAAATGAACACCCGCGTCCAGGTCGAGCATCCGGTCACTGAAATGGTCACCGGCATCGACATCGTCCAGGCGCAGATCCGCATCGCCGCCGGTGAAAAACTCTGGCTGCGCCAGCGCGACATCGAACTGCACGGCCACGCCATCGAATGCCGCATCAATGCCGAGGATCCGTTCAAATTCACGCCCTCGCCGGGCAAGATCACCAGCTATCACCCGCCCGGCGGCCCGGGCATCCGCGTCGATACGCACATGTACCAGGGCTACACCATCCCGCCGCATTACGATTCGATGATCGGCAAGGTGATCTCCTACGCCGATACGCGCGAACAGGCGCTCCGGCGCATGCACATCGCGCTGTCGGAAATGGCGGTCGAAGGCATCAAGACCAACATCCCGCTGCATCAGGAACTGATGCAGGATGCCAACTTCGCCAAGGGCGGTACCAGCATCCATTACCTCGAAGCCAAGCTCGCCGCCAGGGAAGAGGCGACGAAGGGCAAATAG
- the accB gene encoding acetyl-CoA carboxylase biotin carboxyl carrier protein: MDLRKLKKLIDLVQESGISELEVTEGEEKVRIVKHSAQPQAATYMVGAPAAAPAPMYAPTAEMAPAAKPATDDLELDGEVVKSPMVGTFYRASSPDAAPFVEVGQSVKVGDTLCIIEAMKLMNEIEADVAGVVKAVLIENGQPVEFGQAMFVID; the protein is encoded by the coding sequence ATGGATTTGAGAAAACTCAAGAAACTGATCGACCTCGTTCAGGAGTCGGGTATTTCCGAACTGGAAGTCACCGAAGGCGAGGAAAAAGTACGTATCGTCAAACACAGCGCTCAGCCGCAAGCGGCCACCTACATGGTCGGCGCTCCGGCCGCGGCTCCGGCGCCGATGTACGCGCCGACCGCCGAGATGGCGCCCGCGGCAAAGCCGGCGACGGATGATCTCGAACTGGATGGCGAGGTGGTCAAGTCGCCGATGGTCGGTACCTTCTACCGCGCCAGCTCGCCGGATGCCGCGCCTTTCGTTGAAGTCGGCCAGAGCGTCAAGGTCGGCGACACGCTGTGCATCATCGAGGCGATGAAGCTGATGAATGAGATCGAGGCCGACGTCGCCGGTGTCGTCAAGGCCGTCCTCATCGAAAATGGCCAGCCGGTGGAGTTCGGCCAGGCGATGTTCGTCATCGACTGA
- a CDS encoding SCO family protein: MRQLTVVPLVLSCLLLYGCDIPPASSGFHARPIDTDNIGRDFSLVDHHGQPRRLADYRGKIVVLFFGYTQCPDVCPTTLATMAEVMQQLGADAGKVQVLFITLDPARDTRELLAVYVPQFHPDFVGLSGDTATTAATAREFHVYYRQRPGSGDSPNHYSIDHTANSYVYDPQGRLRLLVKYGETAEHIAADIRLLLAGK; encoded by the coding sequence TTGCGGCAACTCACTGTCGTCCCGCTGGTGCTGTCCTGTTTGCTGCTTTACGGCTGCGATATTCCCCCTGCCAGCAGCGGTTTTCACGCCCGCCCCATCGACACCGACAACATCGGCCGCGACTTCAGCCTCGTCGATCACCACGGCCAGCCGCGCCGGCTTGCCGATTATCGCGGCAAGATCGTCGTCCTCTTCTTCGGCTACACCCAGTGCCCCGACGTCTGCCCGACCACGCTGGCGACCATGGCCGAAGTCATGCAGCAGCTCGGCGCGGATGCCGGCAAGGTGCAGGTGCTGTTCATCACCCTCGACCCGGCGCGCGATACGCGCGAACTGCTCGCCGTCTATGTGCCGCAGTTCCACCCGGATTTCGTCGGCCTCTCCGGCGATACCGCGACCACGGCCGCCACGGCGCGCGAATTCCACGTCTATTACCGGCAGCGGCCCGGCAGCGGCGACTCACCGAACCACTACAGCATCGACCACACCGCCAACAGCTATGTCTACGATCCGCAGGGCCGCCTGCGCCTGCTGGTGAAATACGGCGAGACGGCGGAACACATCGCCGCCGACATTCGCCTGCTGCTGGCCGGAAAATAA